The Brevinematales bacterium genome contains a region encoding:
- a CDS encoding MarR family transcriptional regulator, with protein sequence MLFPMTGLPHLFEMVAITYTATRRLVSDRLAPYGITYPQWGALYGLYGHDGMRQVELAKLIGIDTTNAMVICDGLSKKGWIARENDPSDRRANILRMTAEGRALMDRTLAVVAGLYSDAAGDISETEADIASGVLERFLKMVKEKSDE encoded by the coding sequence ATGCTATTTCCCATGACAGGACTCCCGCATCTGTTCGAGATGGTCGCGATCACCTACACCGCGACACGCCGTCTGGTGAGCGACAGGCTCGCCCCGTACGGGATTACCTATCCCCAATGGGGCGCGCTCTACGGCCTTTACGGGCATGACGGCATGCGGCAGGTGGAGCTCGCCAAGCTGATCGGGATAGACACCACCAACGCGATGGTGATCTGCGACGGGCTCTCGAAAAAGGGGTGGATCGCGCGCGAAAACGACCCGTCCGACCGCCGCGCGAATATCCTGCGGATGACCGCGGAGGGGCGCGCGCTGATGGACAGAACCCTCGCGGTGGTCGCGGGCCTGTACTCGGACGCGGCGGGGGATATTTCCGAAACCGAAGCGGATATTGCGAGCGGCGTATTGGAACGATTCCTGAAGATGGTGAAGGAGAAATCGGATGAGTGA